The sequence CTCTTGCATGTCCCACGGGCTAGAAGTGAGTCACAAGCCCACCCCAAACCTATTATTGGAAAGATAATGGGGCCATACAAATGGGCTTAGTTCAGCCAGGATTCAGCCCTGGAAGTGGGGTAAGCCCCCTGCTTTGTGCCACATTGGAAAGGGATGAGTGCGTGATCCTGGGGCTTTGACAACAGAAAATCAGGAGGGGATACATATTGGTTTCTCTAGAAATGATCTGATCAAAATAGTAgttactggctgggcacagtggttcatgcctataatcccagcattttaggaggccaaggcaggaggattgtttgagcccaggagttcaagaccagcccaggcaatatagtgagagACCCAGGCTCTACTCATCAGCcctcatgagaaaaaaattttctgggcatgtagtatgtgcctgcagtcccagctacttgggaggctgaggagagaggatctcttgagcctgggagttcaaagctacagtgagctgagatcgtgacattgcactgcaatctgtctccaaaagaaaaagaagaaaaggtagtTAATTATTGTAACAGGAAGCAAGGAGGGCCTCAGATTTGTCAGTGTTGTTCATGACAACCACACACTTTCAGAAAGTTTCAGTGGGATTCACACCTTActttgcaccaccacactccacgGGGCTTGGATGCAATTGTGCTCTATGTAAATGTGTATTGTGTATTCAGCTATTCCTGGAATTCTATTTTCAATCCGGATTTTAATTAGAGGGATACTTCTTTACCACGACAAAGTCATGGTCAGAAGAGAAGCTCAACATTGTACCGAGGTCACAGAAATAGAATTCCATTATTGTGCCTAGAGCAAGCTGAGTCACATGGGTGGAAAATTTTAGATTTCAGTATTGAGGGGCCaccagaaaatattcaaaaatatgtaaTGAATAGCTTTCCATAGAATAAGACAATGCCATACATGGCCCACCTGGAGATGACTTGATCTGGTGTTTTCTCGATGTTATTAGGGTTTCCTgcaaaagcaaacaagcaaaaaacagtGGTTCCATTGTTAACTATATTAGGGAAATGTTGACCTAAACAGGGTAAAACAGGCATATCTACTTGAGGACCTCTCAGAGTTGTTGATACGGTGCCACAAACTGTGGTTCTCCAAAAGGGGACATTAtattcagtgtttctcaaacataTTTGACCACAGAATACAAAATGGAATATGGTGAGACTGATGTGCAGAATCCACTTTGGGAAAGGCTGCTCAGGCCCTTCATTTTACAGCTAAATAAACTGAGGACCTGTGAAATGAAGGAATGTGTCCAAGCTTGTTCCATTAGCCAGGATTCCTCGGGATACAAATGGAAGCATCAAGAgagtttgaaatttaaaaaaatgattaaagtaGGCAGGATTAGGGAAGCCAACAAGATATAGTGAGACACCCAGGGAATCACAGCAGCTAAAAGCTATTGCCACCCCAACCCtaaaggggaaagagaaggaagcttgtTACTGGAGCTCAGCTGAGAGCTGGAGAAATGGAAGGGCTGCCTGTCAGAACTGTCATGGGGTAGGGAAGAAGGCGATAGATACGTGACCTCAGCCTGTCTCTCCTCCTGTCCTCCCCTTTCCCACTGGTGCTGCCCATTGGCCAAATCCATGTGGAAGCCAGAGGGCGAAAGCCTGGTGATGTAGTCTGTAGAGGTCAGCCTCCCAGGCACACAGCTGAGCAGAGAAGGGTGAGCACATATCTGTGGGGCAGGTGGGGAATAAACAGCACAATTATATAGCTAgtattttgcctttttcatttttttagaaaagtttacCTCGTATATTTCATAAACTTATGTGAGTTGGCATAATACAATTTAATGCaacataaagcaaaaaaatactaaaaacataaaGTAATGGTTTTCAAGATGTGGTCTCAAAGTGTGATTTCTAGGGGTTTCCAAGACCCTTTCAGATCTGCAAGGTCAATTTGTAATAGTACTGTGATGTTATCTCGTGTTATTCTTTCACTCTTTCACAGGCAACCCGTGGGTTTTCCCATGCTGAGTGATGATGTTATTGACTGCTAACGGAATGTATGCCTGTGCATTCTTGTGATTTAAAATTGCcccattttaatttctaatatagtaGATGATAAGCATTACTCAAATAAACACAGTTTCTTTGGGTCCTCAATTATTTGTGATGTAAAGAAACCCTGAGACCAAAATGTTAAAGAACCACTGATGTAAATGTAGCAAAACGACAGATGTGTCCAAGTGAGAGGtaaagccagctggacttcctgggtccagtggggacttagagaacttttctgtctagctagaggattgtaaacgcaccaatccacactctgtgtctagctaaaggattgtaaatgcaccaatcagcactctgcaaaaACGCATCAATCAGCgctttgtgtctagctaaaggattgtaaatgcaccaatcagcactctgtaaaaacgcaccaatcagcactctgtttctagctaaaggattgtcaacgcaccaatcagcactctgtaaaatggaccagtcagcaccctgaaaaatgcaccaatcagtgctctgtaaaatggaccaatcagtaggatgtgggtggggccaaataagggaataaaagctggccacctgacCGAACAGGGGCAacccactcccctccccttccaagctgtggaggctttgttcttttgctcttcccaataaatcttgctgctgctcactgggtctgcactacctttgaGAGCTGTATTTTAACACTCACTGTATTgaaacactcactgcaaaggtctgcggcttcactcctgaagtcagtgaggccaggaacccactggaaggaagaaactctggacacatctgaacatctgaaggagtaaactctggacacaccatctttaagaactgtaacactcaccgcgagggtccacggcttcattcctgaagtcagcaagaccaagaacccactggaaggaataaattccagacaCACAGGTACTTGAAAGGAACTATTCTTCATGCTGGGCACGAAATCTTCTAGGTTATCTAACAGCAAAGTTGATAGGAAACCAAAGGGTTAGATGGTAAGTCATCTCTAGAGCCTGAGATGTGACTTGGGTAAGTTTTCTAACAACAAAGTATAAGAAGCCCTTGTGTGGAGTTCATGGATAATGATCTACTTATCTAGAAATGACATATGGGATACTGGATAATAAAACAAAGTATCTTTATTGCAAGAGTGgtgcattagtttcctattgctgcataataaatgATCACACATTTGATGGCCTAAAAACCATACCCATTTGTTATCTCACCTTTTTTGggggtcaggaatctgggcatGTCATAACTGGGTTCTCGActcagggtctcacaaggctgAACTCAAGGTGGATTGCATTCTCATCTGGAGGATGCAATGGAAATGCTAGGATCTGCTTCTAAGCTCCtgcaggttgttggcagaattcgtGTCTTTATGACTCTAGAATTAATGGCAGCTTGCtgcttcaaagccagcaacagaaATAAGAGTCTCTACTGCTtcaggtctcaaactccagggaaGGCCTGGACCCTCTTTAAAAGGCTCACTGATTTGGCCAGGCCCACTGAGGGTAAATGCTCTTTTGTTTGACTAAAAGTCACTTGATTCGGGATCTTAATTATACCTGAAAAAAGTCCCTCCGACTTTGCCGTAAACATAATTACAGGAGCGGTATTTCCTTACTTTTGTCCTATCTTATGGTTAAAAGCAAGTTATGGTTTCCACCCACATTCATGGCAAGGGGATTAAGAGCATGACTCATTAGGGGTCACCCTATCGTGTATCTGTCAGAGGTGGGGAACAGATTCAACCATAATCAGAAGGGTTTTAATACAAAGGCATTAGCACAAGTACATGACCAAACTCCTGAGTGAAGACCTTAGAAGTAATATTCTTTGGGGCAAGATTCCCCTTGTGTGAACAACATTCCAGACTCTCAATCAAAACACTACAGTCAAAATCAGAACACAGAAATATGGAAGCATTGCTACCTTGGACAAATAAAGCAACGACAAACATGATGTAAAAGGTGAgtcagaatcaaaatgaagtCATACCAGGATCCTACAATTCTGCTACTTATTGGCTTGGTGAATTTGGCACTTATAATCGTCATTGGCAAACACTAATCCTGTTGTAAAAGCTAATTAGGATTAAGGAGCATTATCCTGGAGGCCAAAGGGATGTGTATGAGGTTTTAAAGGCCCTAATAATGTCTTTTAATTTGTTAGACTGATATTTTAGTATTTTCCCAATCTCTCTTCCTGAAAACTGttgaaaaaaaaagctgataggatttttaaatgaatatccTACAGATGAGGGGGTATTGAAGGAAATTTCTAGGAATAAACTAGTCTAACTTGGGGGTGATAATTTCCTTCTGTAAAGATGGAGGAGGCCACTCTCTATGCCCATGATGCAGAAACAATACTTGTAGAATTTATTAGAGGAGCTCACTCATCTAGAAGACAAAAGTTACTATTTTGGGGAGAGGGGAACAACTTCAGTGGCTCTTTGTGCTCTGTACACAGTCTGCTCTCAAAAATGTTGATtgaagatgaggatgaagatagtgaagatgaggaaaatgatAATCCTCAGAGAGTTCAAAACACTACCTCTAAATAGCTGTCTTTGCTAATAATGCCTTGTTACTGGCCAGGGCCATGTGATATGAGATACAGGACTGGCGTCCAgctgaggaaggggagagaatagagaggagaggggaggctgCCAGGGCAGGGAGCTCTTGGGTGGAAGGCAGAGAGCCTCAGAGACAGATTTCACCTAATGTAAATGTTTCCCAGAATGGTTGCTATTTTTGTTCTAAGTAGTTTGCTTATGCCAAAAGTGCATATTTTCCCAACAATCCTCAGGAAATAAGACACAGAAGTCTGTCTTTAATTTTCATGATATCCTGCAATTTAAATCAGTCTGGATGCATctgtgtggtttttattttttggtattgttTAGATGTAATTAAGCAAATCAATATACAGGTACTTAACTATATATTAACAGGGCCATTTGCTAACAAACTTAGTTATAGGATGGAATTATACCGTagtaaagatttaaaaacttGTAATAAATTCAATTATTATCAAGTCATTACTCAGAATCTGAATTTATAGATATATTACCATATCTTGACAGGAATTTATATTGATtggatattttgaatattaataaaatatagaactTAGTATTAATAAGTGGAACTAcggtacaattttaaaaaggagaaaaacaagattgtgatttttctagttttttagaATTGAAGGGGTTAATATGTTTCTCTGAGTCTCACATATTTGTATTTGCCTCTATGCCTatcaaaaatttataaaagctACTCTAAGATTGgttatcttattttttgtttttcctccatttatttgtgtttattaaaGAAAACGGTAATGGAGCTAAAGGTAGGTGAGTCGCCTATAACAAggaagctacagtaattaaattATTGTAAGGCCACCCCTCGAGCTGTCATTCTAAAGGATGAAAGCTTAATTTTTCCATCAACAAAGTAAATTTCATCCAAGCTGTTGTTTAGAATGccacatgcatttaaaaattacatgtttaaACTAATCAGGAGCAAATGGAATTTAAACCCCTCATCAAAATAACATGGATAGATTGTAAATTTATGGAGCATTTTCACTATAGAAAATTAAGTCCATTCAAAACATATCCAGGATTCATCAGGCAAACGGGGCAGTACTGATGTAAACTACCCACTGTGTGAGCTTAAGGCAGAAAGGTCTCTAATAAATTAGAGTAAATAGCAGCTGAACTGGCCTCACCATGGCTTGTCTGTTCAACCTAGCAAGGAAAAAAAGTTAGCATTAATTGGTATGCTCTAGGCTCTCTCAAAGGAGCAGGCACTTAGAGCAATTAAGTCAGATGCAGAAAAACAGCTCTGCATTGAAAAGCTGACAGCAGGACTCCTGCACAATATACATAATGAGTGGCTGAGGACTTTAATGGATGGAGGCTTGGAGACTAATGGACAATTAATGTAAAACAGATGACTTCCCTTGGAGATGACAGTCTTTTGAAAGGCGCTTCACCTGCTGCTCGAACAAATGCGGCTAAAGCGAAATGAAAACAGGAACGTGGTCTCATTGAACAAGGCTAGAGCTAGTATTTGTGTCCCTGCTTTCTCCTTGAGTATTTTCAAAAACTAGGTCAGGAATTTAACAATTCCCTGCAGCTGGTGGTGCAAGCCCCCTCCTGTGGCTTCCTGCCATCCAGGGTGGCCTGAGATCACTTACTGTGCCTCTTGAGCCTTTTGAGAAGCTGCCCTAGCTCGCCTTGTTTAACAGGTAAAAAGAAGACAGGCCATATTATAGTGTCCCAGACTCACTTTTAAAAGGACAACAAACCACCCAACATAGAAATTGCAGTAAATACATATTGGAACATCTCTTAGAAATTAAAGAACATGGTTTCTTCTCAAACTAGGCTATTTTAATTGTGCTTTAATTTTGAGATAACTGGAGTCCTTCAAATTTAAGCTTTATAAGCACAGACAGGCTCCCTCCTTATGATAAGTGGTTGTGTACCGAAAGCAAATAATTGTTTGCAAAGAGAAACCCATTTCCTATAGAAACAATGTTGCAATGGCATTTAAGTTTCCACGTGATCTTCCCGAAATCTGTTTAATCCAGATGGAAGCTTAACACAAGTCAGCCTGAGCCCTGGGTCCTGGAACAGGGAGGAGACAGCTGCCCCTGTGGGAGacgggaaggaagagggagaaaaaagatgtttccctctctttcttaGTGGGAAATGGGATTGAACTGAGCTATAATTTTGAGTTACAAACTAATCCTTGGCAATTTTCTATCTTCTAACACCCCTTTACTCAACACGCAGGAAATCAGTGCCTTATGTCATTTAAGTCGCTAGGCATTTCACCCCTGCCCCCAAGCCCCCAACTCCTCCCCTCACTACAAATATACATATCTTAGCAATTCCCCACTTGTTCTCCtgtaatttttcttccattttctcataACAGTATATCTCATCTAGAAATTGAGGAAAGCATCTTGTATGGGCTAATGAACACATTTGGTTGATGGCCTGAGCAGTCCCAGAAGCCTTTGCATATTAAAGAAAGAATTGCTTCTAAACTCACATGCATGTCCCATTGACAGAATTTctgtaagacaaaaaaaaaaatcaagtcaaaatttCAGGTATCTCATTCAAAAAAATCCAGAAGGGCAGGAGAAATGTATTAGGATATTTGTTATAGCACTGAAAAGTAGAAACCACATAAAAGTCAATGAGAAAATGCCTTAAGTGTAATATATTCATATGGTGTCAGATTATGCAGGAGTTATGTGGGCACATTAGAAAATTAGCGGACGTCACCCTTTTCTCACAGCCTGCTTAGGTTTCAGCCCCCATGTGCCTGCTCAGCAAGACATGGTTGAGCAGGGTGAGATTTGCACAGCTCAGTTTATAAGCTCTGCCCCTCCCTGCAAAGTGAACAGAGTCATGGCAAGGGTAGAACTTGGATTAAGGCAACAGATATTAATATATGTAGTTTGTATGTTTTAATCCAGAAATTCATGTAGCTGGTGTGGCATTTACTAAAAGTTGGATAAGCAGGAAATATCTATTTTCTTCAAATCAAATTCAGTATGACTGCCATCCCCTATGTCACTGAATTGCAAGAAATTCAGTCTTCATTATttgtttcctctcctccttcctgggtTTACATAAAAATTGGAAGGATTATTTGGTGCCCAGAAAATGAGCAAGTCTCTCAGTGGGTCCAGGGTGCTATGAATCTTCACCCCCAGGCTCCAACTGAGGCAGTTGGCTCTCCCAGTTATGCACCAAGCTGCTTCCCTTCAAGCCCTCTTCTCACCTGAGTGCAGCCTGACTGGGGGCAGTGCCAAGAAAGGGGCTTGGGGAATGTCCCTTCCTCGCATTTCAAAAGCTTCCATGTTCCCTGGACAAACTCATTGACCCATTCCCGCTTGTGCCAGCCCTCTCAGTGAGCTCAGGTTTCAGGCAAGGGAGGTAGGTTTCCAGGTGGCCAAGAGGAGCAGTTACCTTAATGCAGTAGTTCTCAGCACGTGGGTTCCGGCCTGCAGCGTTGGTATTAAAAGGATAGTTACAGTTAgaaggagaaatacctaatgtagatgacggttgatgggtgcaccaaaccaCTCATACATGGCatgtgtgtatacctatgtaacaaacctgcacgttctgcacatgtatcccagaacttaaagcaaaaaaacaaaaaacaaaacaaaacaaaaaaacaaaaaaagccaattCTTGAACTCCATCCCAGacttgctgaatcagaaactgggGGCAGAGCCCAGCATGCTGCATCTTAAGCCTTAAAGGAACCTGGGCTTTTTGCTCTGACCTCATAACAAACCACCCAGAGGGCAAAGGTTCTGGCTACCTCCTTTAAATGGAGAAGGGAAAATAGAGAGGTAAAAGCAAAACAATCCTCATTCTTCCAGATACCTCTACagcagcaaaaaaataaaaaataaaaaaaatcccacatATATACTTTAATGATCTCTCCCCTCTGATAAGGCACTGTGTAAAGCAAAGTTGAGATTTATAAAGGATGAAGAAAACCTGAGCTCATTTGATCTACACCCCACCAACAAATCCTCGCCCCTACCTTCAAGGTTTAAGAATTCAGGAGGCTTTATCCTGAAAAAAGAGCATGCTGAGAAATAAAGGTCAAGTATTTAGACTAGGCTGTTCCACATCTCCATGGAATGAAGAAATATGTGGACACCCCTGGAATTTCAACTGGTTCTCCTTTTACAAGGATTTTTATACTAATCAAGATGGAACCAGCACATAACTTCCTTATACTAAAGAATTTCatattaagaaaatacaatatgCCCCCAATCTATTATATTAGATAAATGCTAATTTTTATCACATCATCTTATTTCAACTTTGTTATAAAGGCTTGATTCATGCAAAAGTGGAGAGTCATCATTTTTGTTCTTAAACCCAATTAAATGTCACTTCCTGATTCATCCTCCTGCTGCTCCAGATACTTCTAACACATTTCAGACCTGAAATTTTTTAAGCTGCTGCTTCTTTTCCAAGTGATTTTAAGAACCTGACATTAAAACATAATTACATGGCGGAAAAATACTTTTGAAGCTGCTCAGTGTGACTTTTTTTAATAGTGAGTTTTCTGACTTGCATGCCTCAGAGGATGATTTTCTGAGCTGTGTATAACTTGACAGCATCTCTGCGGGCCCATTAGTCACCTTACAAAATTGCATGAACTCTTTCTGGATCCCTGGGGTAGCTAAAACTTAgcaataaatgaatggattatGCTTCatacaatcatatttttaaactgtatatATTAACAATCAAGACTGTTGAACAGTTTTTGGCTTTTGAGATTACAGTCACAGTTATTACTCTATGATTCCCTTTTTACAGATTCAAAAGATTTTAAAGACAAATGAAGCCTGAATTGGCCTCCAAGTTTTACTTGAGGAAATCCAGGTTATAGATCAATTCAGACCTtgatcaaggtcacacagcgTGGTTTCAGTGCAGCAGGAATTGGACTCTCAGTCCTCCACGCTTTCCTCTCACTGCCAATTGTCAGGTTTCAGCCAATTCTTAATTTTTCACTGGCCAGAAAGCAAGGCCATTACCTTCCATCACATGATTGCCACCTAGTGGCAACAGTGGTCACTGATGCTTATGCAGTGACTGGACTCAAAGGCcaggaaagaaatagaataaaaattaaatcatctttaaaatgtatcGAGAGTCTACTATTCTGTTaggtgctttatttattttatttaatactctAAACATTATAAACTAGGAATTTTTATCCAAGAAGAAATGAAGCtgagagagatgaagaaacttgCCCAAATTCACACGCCTCTATCAGTGGGGCAGGAACTGGATCTTCTTCTCTGGACTTAAGTCCCTGTCCTGTAACTTTGACTTACATATGGTTGGACTCTCCTAGCTCTTAGCAGTCCTTTCTGATCTGTGATATTTCTCAGGCTGCAGTGACTGGCTCAGAGAAAGCCAGTAAGATCCACTGACACTTTTGCTAATACAGTCGAGGAAGAGGCAGGTACTATTTTCCACTCACACAGATAGTGGTAAAAACAGTGTGAGCCTGGAAGCTGTCTAAGCTCTGCAAAGTGGAACTGGGAATCAAGTCACCATGGAGCAAGAAAAGCTGAGATAGAGAAACTGAACCTGGTGACATCCCTTGTGCCCCCAATTCCAGTTGTGTTTGAAGCCAGCTGTGCTGCTGGGTGTTTCAGTTATGAGCAAATAAATgcctttataataataaatattagtgtGATATGAGGTTTCTGTGTTTTGTACTAAAAAGTCCTGATTAATACCAAGGGTTTGCCCTTCTTtggttccttctcttttcctcttttcagcTGTGAACAAATCAACATTTGCATTGTGCCTATGCTTACAAGGCACAGGTCTGTTTTCCAAAACCTGTTGTCCTATTCTTGGAGTTGTAATACTTAAgtgaaaacattatttcaaaatatttaaatataattttaaaataagcgtTCTACATAAAAAGACCAAATGCCTTGAAAAATATCTGATTTCTCATCCTAAGTATCATCTCCACTAGAGCAATCAGGAAGTTTACAATCTAAAGCAATTATTGTTTCATTAAGGCAAGAATTGAATAGAGCTTTGGGGCTTGTGAGAGAGTCTAGCCATCTGTCCAGGATTCCTGTGTCATTATGGTTGGAGGAGTGTGGTGGGCTTTGTCAAATGAGATATATTCCCTTGAGAATATCATGCATTTATTCAAGGCAAGGTCAAGATGTATGAATATTTTGGGAAAGGTAGCCAtacaaatcaatatttttaaagaaaatatttgttatgtatttttggataatgggaaaaataatttcttgaaattatttattgttttcttaatgttcAGAATAAGAAATTTCTTACATGCAATTTTCTAAACCAGACAACTTGTTGGAAAGTAAATTGTTTACTATTTCAGTGACCAAATAAATAACTTGATGCCAGAAGACAGTACCACGCTTACAATTTGTTTTCCCAATGTTATTGCCTACCCACTTTTAGAGACTTTTCTAGTTGGCTTGAGGATTGGTTTGCTAGTGGCCTGGCTGATAGCCCTCCGAAGCAACATTCGAATGCCTATCACAAAACTATCTAACAAAGATGTTTCGGCTCAGCAAaggaagtttttttattttttgcttgtttctatTTGAGGCTGCTGTGTCAATGAGAGAAAGGCATTTTGCGAGTAATATATAAAACCGTGAACAGACCCTGGCTACTATTTTTActaatgtgatggttaatactgtgtCAACTTGAtgggattgaaggatacaaagtattgatcctgggtgtgtctgtgagggtgttgccaaaagagattaacattccagtcagtgggctgggaaaggcagatccactcttaatctgggtgggcatcaTCGAATCAGCTGCCAGCTCAGCTAGAGTAtaagaaggcagaaaaatttgaaaagagagactggcctagactcgcagcctacatctt comes from Theropithecus gelada isolate Dixy chromosome 4, Tgel_1.0, whole genome shotgun sequence and encodes:
- the LOC112623855 gene encoding uncharacterized protein LOC112623855, producing the protein MGHAYNLEDFVPSMKNSSFQVPVCLEFIPSSGFLVLLTSGMKPWTLAICAHPSLLSCVPGRLTSTDYITRLSPSGFHMDLANGQHQWERGGQEERQAEASLFLCPWHTVTVLPCRMAYQRAQDGCSQGRQPMSKKAAC